From Alphaproteobacteria bacterium:
GAGGCGGCGATGGTGAAGATCAGCTTCGCCCATGGCGCGAAGACGAAGGGCGAATGCCACCGCCGCACCGCCGACGAAATCGCCGAGCTTGCACCGAACATGCGCCGACCCTTCGACTGCCCGCGCGAACGCCTGCCTGTGGTCATCGAGATCGAGCTCGATGGCGAATTGATGCTGAGCGAGACATTGCCGCCGACCGGACTGTCCGGCGACGGGCCGTCGCGGTTGTATCGAACGCTTGCCGTCGCGCCCGGCGCGCATCATGTGGTCGCCAGGTTGCGCGACAGCGACCGGGCCGACGGGTTCGACTACGAGCGCGAAGTGACAATAGAACTCGACCCGCGGCAAATTTTCGTGATCGATTTCAAGTCCAGTGCCGGCGGGTTCGTCTTCATATGAAAGATGGCGTACGAGGCGGAATGAAAGCGGCGTATTTGAATGGCAATTGATGCGATGGTGCTGATCGAGTGGAGGGATGAGTTCAAGACGGGGATCGCCGCCGTCGACTATGAGCACGAATCCATGATCGGGCTGCTCAACGACCTCTACGCGGGCCTCGGGACGGAGGCATCAGCCGAGGAAATCGAAGACTTTCTCGGCGAGGTTTATGCGCGGATTCAGGCCCACTTCGCGCTCGAGGAAAAGATGATGCGCGCAGCGGGCTATGACCAGTACGCCGATCACAAATCCGACCACGACCACCTTCTCGATGAGATTCGCGACATCATGGACCGCCACCACGATGGCGGCTACGAGAACTACGACGAAGATCTGGCGAGCCAGCTAAAGAGCTGGTTTGTCGATCATTTCCGCTACCGCGACTCCCGGCTCCACAAGGTCCTCGGCTAAGTCGGCAAATCCACGACGTCAATCGCCGGCGGCGGCCAGGCGCTGGCTGAGTTTGCGTTGGCGGAGCAGGGGTGGGCATACCTCTTCGTCGTAGTAGTAGGCTTGGCAGTGCAGGCAGTGGATGCATTCGGCGGGATTGATCGCGCCGCGCGGCTGGATCGCCTGAACCGGGCAGGTCACCGCGCATTGCTGACATGGATTGCCGCATTCGGAACGGCGCCGGAGCCAACGGAACATATGCAGGCGGGCGGGAAGCGCCAGCGCGGCGCCGAGCGGGCATAGGTAACGGCAGAAGACCCGCGGGACGAATAGGCCGGCGCCGAGGATCGTCACCGCATACAGCACGAACGGCCAGTTCCGGTCGAATTTGAGGATGATCGCCGTCTTGAAGGGCTCGATCTCGGCGGCGCTTTGGGCCAGCGGAGTGGCACCCAGCGATAAGCCGAAGATGACCAGGAAGATCACGTATTTGAGCGCGACCAGCCGTTCGTGAACCGCCGCCGGAATTTGCAATTGAGGAACCTTGAGCCAAGCCGCCAGCCGGTTGGTCAACTCTTGTAGGGCTCCAAACGGGCACAGCCAGCCGCAGAACACGCCGCGCGCCCAGAACAACATGGTCACGGCGACAAGACC
This genomic window contains:
- a CDS encoding bacteriohemerythrin, which gives rise to MAIDAMVLIEWRDEFKTGIAAVDYEHESMIGLLNDLYAGLGTEASAEEIEDFLGEVYARIQAHFALEEKMMRAAGYDQYADHKSDHDHLLDEIRDIMDRHHDGGYENYDEDLASQLKSWFVDHFRYRDSRLHKVLG